The Betta splendens chromosome 4, fBetSpl5.4, whole genome shotgun sequence genome contains a region encoding:
- the LOC114854615 gene encoding ADP-ribosyl cyclase/cyclic ADP-ribose hydrolase 1-like isoform X1, producing the protein MEQDANRTKRRSRRIFICVAVVLVVIFVLALVLGLSRRNQGANGFQSTFIERCEKFNGPDCQNIWKVFSQAYVRRDPCNVPMEAYNALMAAASIQPVCNRELFWSKTKQIVHAFTAKRDCYITMEDTLLGFMLDGLTWCGKENSSETFTSGCPGWSQCENNPVRSFWNRASAAFAEAACGDVTVMLNGSISTPFSPASIFGSIEIKRLNYRVRSLNVILVTQNNTGTDCSNASLKDLLDTLGAGISYSCRAVPEAQIQACSSDPKRTCGPCW; encoded by the exons ATGGAGCAGGACGCCAATCGCACAAAGCGCAGGAGCCGCCGCATCTTTATTTGCGTCGCCGTTGTTTTAGTTGTGATTTTTGTGCTGGCGCTGGTGCTCGGTCTGTCGCGGCGCAATCAGGGGGCAAACGGATTCCAGTCAACTTTTATCGAGAGGTGTGAGAAGTTCAATGG GCCTGACTGTCAGAACATATGGAAAGTATTTTCTCAAGCATATGTGAGGCGGGACCCTTGCAATGTCCCGATGGAGGCCTATAACGCTCTCATGGCTGCAGCCTCCATCCAACCTGTCTGCAACAGG GAGCTGTTctggagcaaaacaaagcagattGTCCATGCTTTCACAGCAAAGAGAGATTGTTATATCACCATGGAGGACACGCTGTTGGGGTTTATGCTGGACGGCCTGACCTGGTGTGGAAAGGAGAACAGCAGCG AAACCTTCACGTCTGGATGCCCGGGTTGGAGCCAGTGTGAGAACAACCCCGTCCGCTCGTTTTGGAAcagagcctcagctgct tttgcaGAAGCTGCGTGCGGAGACGTCACCGTTATGCTGAACGGATCCATCAGCACTCCCTTCAGCCCTGCGAG CATTTTTGGAAGCATTGAGATAAAGCGGTTAAACTACAGGGTCAGGAGCCTGAATGTGATCCTGGTCACGCAGAACAACACTGG GACAGACTGTTCCAACGCATCCTTAAAAGATCTCCTGGACACGCTGGGCGCTGGGATCAGCTACAGCTGCAGGGCAGTGCCTGA GGCTCAGATCCAGGCGTGCAGCTCGGATCCAAAGAGAACGTGTGGACCCTGTTGGTGA
- the impa2 gene encoding inositol monophosphatase 2, with protein sequence MGDPWQECMDHCVEITRKAGKMICDALQQDITVMEKSSPVDLVTETDQKVEQLIISSIKEKYPTHSFIGEESVAAGAPSVLTDNPTWIIDPIDGTTNFVHRFPFVSVSIGFTVNKEIEFGIVYSCVEDKMYTARKGKGAFCNGVPIKVSGQEDVRQSLVLTEMGFKKDPEQFKTMLANVKTILTIPVHGIRSPGSAAVNMCLVACGSADAYYHMGIHCWDMAGGAAIVREAGGVVLDISGGPFDLMSRRLIAASTRAIAERIAKEVTEFHVGRDDTDGV encoded by the exons ATGGGTGATCCCTGGCAGGAGTGTATGGACCACTGCGTGGAGATCACCAGAAAGGCTGGCAAG ATGATCTGCGACGCGCTCCAACAGGACATCACTGTCATGGAGAAAAGCTCGCCTGTCGACCTGGTGACGGAGACGGACCAGAAAGTAGAGCAGCTCATTATATCGTCCATCAAGGAAAAGTATCCTACACACAG CTTCATTGGAGAAGAGTCGGTGGCTGCAGGTGCACCAAGTGTCCTCACAGACAATCCAACTTGGATCATTGATCCCATTGATGGTACTACTAACTTTGTTCACAG GTTcccatttgtgtctgtgtcaatCGGCTTCACTGTGAATAAAGAG ATTGAGTTTGGGATTGTCTACAGCTGTGTTGAGGACAAAATGTACACAGCACGGAAAGGGAAAGGCGCATTCTGCAACGGCGTCCCCATCAAGGTTTCTGGACAGGAAG ACGTGAGGCAGTCTCTGGTACTGACAGAAATGGGATTTAAGAAGGATCCTGAGCAGTTTAAAACGATGCTGGCCAACGTCAAGACCATCCTCACCATCCCTGTACATGG GATTCGCTCTCCGGGCAGCGCCGCCGTCAACATGTGTCTGGTCGCGTGCGGCTCGGCCGACGCTTACTACCACATGGGCATCCACTGCTGGGACATGGCCGGAGGCGCAGCGATCGTCAGAGAGGCCGGGGGCGTCGTCCTGGACATTTCAG GTGGACCGTTTGACCTCATGTCTCGGAGGCTGATCGCGGCCAGCACCAGGGCAATAGCCGAGCGCATCGCTAAGGAGGTAACGGAGTTTCACGTGGGCAGGGACGACACAGATGGCGTGTAA
- the LOC114854614 gene encoding ADP-ribosyl cyclase/cyclic ADP-ribose hydrolase 1-like isoform X2 — protein sequence MSFVLPICFLPLLLCPSQLRAQLGTTPNIRQIVVGRCYNYINLVNPSYRYDCEEIWRQFEEAVVHQSYCNVTVEDYGQMFYAVPQSWPCDRFLFWSKTRTLMHSYAAVVRHFWTLEDTPVGYMFNDLIWCGQEDSGFDFSSCPEWSTCGNHPVYSLWRQASQIFAEMACGNVTVLLNGSIVNAFNRKSMFGSVELDNLDPQKVDYVNVKVVTNLNGPSIESCSQGSIVDLLHILQSRGFHWTCTDNDQTLMILQCVQDPKQPSCQTCAASLLKGFTDK from the exons atgtcttttGTACTACCCATAT GTTTCCTTCCGCTCCTGCTCTGCCCCAGTCAACTGAGGGCTCAGCTCGGAACAACCCCCAACATCAGGCAAATTGTGGTTGGGAGGTGTTACAATTACATCAACCTAGTGAACCCCAGTTACAG GTACGACTGTGAGGAGATCTGGAGACAGTTTGAGGAGGCGGTCGTGCATCAGTCCTATTGtaacgtgacggtggaggaTTATGGTCAGATGTTTTATGCCGTGCCTCAGTCCTGGCCTTGTGATAGG ttCCTCTTCTGGAGTAAAACCAGGACACTGATGCACAGCTATGCTGCGGTTGTGCGTCACTTCTGGACTCTGGAGGACACACCGGTCGGCTACATGTTCAACGACCTGATCTGGTGCGGACAGGAAGACTCCG GTTTTGATTTCAGCTCTTGTCCGGAGTGGTCTACGTGCGGGAATCATCCGGTGTATTCCTTGTGGAGGCAAGCATCACAGATT TTTGCAGAAATGGCTTGCGGGAACGTCACTGTGTTACTGAACGGATCCATAGTTAACGCCTTTAACAGGAAAAG CATGTTTGGAAGTGTTGAACTGGACAACCTCGATCCACAGAAGGTGGATTATGTCAATGTTAAGGTGGTGACCAATCTAAACGGACCCAGCAT AGAATCATGTTCCCAAGGATCCATTGTAGACCTGCTCCACATCCTCCAGTCCAGAGGTTTCCACTGGACCTGCACAGACAACGATCA GACCCTGATGATTCTCCAGTGTGTCCAGGACCCCAAACAGCCTTCATGCCAGACGTGTGCAGCCAGCCTCCTGAAAGGCTTTACAGACAAATAA
- the LOC114854615 gene encoding ADP-ribosyl cyclase/cyclic ADP-ribose hydrolase 1-like isoform X2 — protein sequence MEQDANRTKRRSRRIFICVAVVLVVIFVLALVLGLSRRNQGANGFQSTFIERCEKFNGPDCQNIWKVFSQAYVRRDPCNVPMEAYNALMAAASIQPVCNRELFWSKTKQIVHAFTAKRDCYITMEDTLLGFMLDGLTWCGKENSSETFTSGCPGWSQCENNPVRSFWNRASAAFAEAACGDVTVMLNGSISTPFSPASIFGSIEIKRLNYRVRSLNVILVTQNNTGLFQRILKRSPGHAGRWDQLQLQGSA from the exons ATGGAGCAGGACGCCAATCGCACAAAGCGCAGGAGCCGCCGCATCTTTATTTGCGTCGCCGTTGTTTTAGTTGTGATTTTTGTGCTGGCGCTGGTGCTCGGTCTGTCGCGGCGCAATCAGGGGGCAAACGGATTCCAGTCAACTTTTATCGAGAGGTGTGAGAAGTTCAATGG GCCTGACTGTCAGAACATATGGAAAGTATTTTCTCAAGCATATGTGAGGCGGGACCCTTGCAATGTCCCGATGGAGGCCTATAACGCTCTCATGGCTGCAGCCTCCATCCAACCTGTCTGCAACAGG GAGCTGTTctggagcaaaacaaagcagattGTCCATGCTTTCACAGCAAAGAGAGATTGTTATATCACCATGGAGGACACGCTGTTGGGGTTTATGCTGGACGGCCTGACCTGGTGTGGAAAGGAGAACAGCAGCG AAACCTTCACGTCTGGATGCCCGGGTTGGAGCCAGTGTGAGAACAACCCCGTCCGCTCGTTTTGGAAcagagcctcagctgct tttgcaGAAGCTGCGTGCGGAGACGTCACCGTTATGCTGAACGGATCCATCAGCACTCCCTTCAGCCCTGCGAG CATTTTTGGAAGCATTGAGATAAAGCGGTTAAACTACAGGGTCAGGAGCCTGAATGTGATCCTGGTCACGCAGAACAACACTGG ACTGTTCCAACGCATCCTTAAAAGATCTCCTGGACACGCTGGGCGCTGGGATCAGCTACAGCTGCAGGGCAGTGCCTGA
- the LOC114854614 gene encoding ADP-ribosyl cyclase/cyclic ADP-ribose hydrolase 1-like isoform X1 — translation MSFVLPICFLPLLLCPSQLRAQLGTTPNIRQIVVGRCYNYINLVNPSYRYDCEEIWRQFEEAVVHQSYCNVTVEDYGQMFYAVPQSWPCDRFLFWSKTRTLMHSYAAVVRHFWTLEDTPVGYMFNDLIWCGQEDSGTSLLGSCPEWSTCGNHPVYSLWRQASQIFAEMACGNVTVLLNGSIVNAFNRKSMFGSVELDNLDPQKVDYVNVKVVTNLNGPSIESCSQGSIVDLLHILQSRGFHWTCTDNDQTLMILQCVQDPKQPSCQTCAASLLKGFTDK, via the exons atgtcttttGTACTACCCATAT GTTTCCTTCCGCTCCTGCTCTGCCCCAGTCAACTGAGGGCTCAGCTCGGAACAACCCCCAACATCAGGCAAATTGTGGTTGGGAGGTGTTACAATTACATCAACCTAGTGAACCCCAGTTACAG GTACGACTGTGAGGAGATCTGGAGACAGTTTGAGGAGGCGGTCGTGCATCAGTCCTATTGtaacgtgacggtggaggaTTATGGTCAGATGTTTTATGCCGTGCCTCAGTCCTGGCCTTGTGATAGG ttCCTCTTCTGGAGTAAAACCAGGACACTGATGCACAGCTATGCTGCGGTTGTGCGTCACTTCTGGACTCTGGAGGACACACCGGTCGGCTACATGTTCAACGACCTGATCTGGTGCGGACAGGAAGACTCCGGTACATCACTTCTTGG CTCTTGTCCGGAGTGGTCTACGTGCGGGAATCATCCGGTGTATTCCTTGTGGAGGCAAGCATCACAGATT TTTGCAGAAATGGCTTGCGGGAACGTCACTGTGTTACTGAACGGATCCATAGTTAACGCCTTTAACAGGAAAAG CATGTTTGGAAGTGTTGAACTGGACAACCTCGATCCACAGAAGGTGGATTATGTCAATGTTAAGGTGGTGACCAATCTAAACGGACCCAGCAT AGAATCATGTTCCCAAGGATCCATTGTAGACCTGCTCCACATCCTCCAGTCCAGAGGTTTCCACTGGACCTGCACAGACAACGATCA GACCCTGATGATTCTCCAGTGTGTCCAGGACCCCAAACAGCCTTCATGCCAGACGTGTGCAGCCAGCCTCCTGAAAGGCTTTACAGACAAATAA